The Sulfurimonas lithotrophica genome includes a region encoding these proteins:
- a CDS encoding BatD family protein yields the protein MKNLGKIIIFLTFFISALNASVVASVDSSTITRGEMVTLSLKLEGEDIETPNIQTVCGEDVISTNSQTSIEMINGNFRKNYVLSYKFLPQKSCVIEPIAVNIGGKTEYTKKISINVETQKVTKDSPFILTLESSKDEVFVGESFEVTLLFKQKNNATAVDSEFVPPNLQGFWIKNESKPERFKDAEYTTTKVVYTMAAQREGMLKISEAKMKIALRSHITDSWGSWVPQIKWKTYFSNDLEIKVKKLPAGIELVGDFTIDAKVDKTSINPNEAVNLSIELVGLGNLEDIKTLKPSIDGVSIFDEKVEVNSNKLTQKIAFVSDKDFTIPPITLRYFDPQTKEIKTISTKEFKIDVKGVENKSEALNIKRQEVPDNETATSTSENLPFLWAVLIFISGILVGIVIMLFKPSINKDTNNGFDIKDEKKLLIKLLPYEDDKEVKELMNKLEANIYSAKKEPVDKKALKELIKRLGIS from the coding sequence ATGAAAAACCTTGGTAAGATAATAATTTTTTTAACCTTTTTTATAAGTGCTTTAAACGCCTCAGTTGTGGCAAGTGTAGATTCTTCAACTATCACTAGAGGTGAGATGGTAACCTTGTCTTTAAAGCTTGAAGGAGAAGATATTGAAACTCCAAATATACAAACTGTATGTGGCGAAGACGTAATATCTACAAATTCTCAGACCAGTATAGAGATGATAAACGGGAATTTTAGAAAAAACTATGTACTTTCATATAAATTTTTACCTCAAAAAAGTTGTGTAATTGAGCCAATTGCGGTAAATATAGGCGGAAAAACAGAATATACTAAAAAGATAAGTATCAATGTAGAGACTCAAAAAGTAACAAAAGATTCCCCGTTTATATTAACTTTAGAATCATCAAAAGACGAAGTTTTTGTGGGTGAGAGTTTTGAAGTTACACTTTTATTTAAACAAAAAAACAATGCAACGGCAGTTGACAGTGAGTTTGTACCGCCAAATTTACAAGGATTTTGGATAAAAAATGAATCAAAACCTGAGCGTTTTAAAGATGCGGAATATACAACTACAAAGGTTGTATATACGATGGCAGCCCAAAGAGAAGGTATGCTTAAAATATCTGAAGCTAAGATGAAGATTGCCTTGCGTAGCCATATAACCGATAGTTGGGGCTCATGGGTACCACAGATAAAATGGAAGACATACTTCTCAAACGATTTAGAGATAAAAGTTAAAAAACTTCCTGCAGGGATTGAGTTAGTAGGTGACTTTACTATAGATGCTAAGGTAGATAAAACATCTATAAACCCTAACGAAGCCGTAAATTTAAGTATAGAGTTAGTAGGTCTTGGAAATTTAGAAGATATAAAAACTCTAAAACCAAGTATAGACGGAGTTAGTATATTTGATGAAAAGGTCGAAGTTAATTCTAATAAACTTACGCAAAAAATAGCTTTTGTATCTGACAAAGATTTTACAATACCTCCAATTACACTAAGATATTTTGATCCACAAACAAAAGAGATAAAAACTATAAGTACCAAAGAGTTTAAGATAGATGTAAAAGGTGTAGAAAATAAGAGTGAGGCATTAAATATTAAGCGTCAAGAAGTGCCTGATAACGAAACCGCTACTTCAACAAGTGAAAATTTGCCTTTTTTATGGGCTGTGTTAATATTTATATCCGGTATTTTAGTCGGAATAGTTATTATGTTGTTCAAGCCTTCTATAAATAAAGATACAAATAATGGTTTTGATATTAAAGATGAGAAAAAACTTCTTATAAAACTTCTTCCGTACGAGGATGACAAAGAGGTTAAAGAGTTGATGAACAAACTCGAAGCAAATATCTACTCGGCTAAAAAAGAGCCTGTAGATAAAAAAGCCTTAAAAGAGTTGATTAAAAGATTAGGAATTTCCTAG
- a CDS encoding VWA domain-containing protein produces the protein MSFLHPELLYYLLPPMFILFGLLLTQKESQAHFFSDDVIDKLRVSANMLTLKARNALFLLTGVLIVLALAQPVIKDGSVEVKAKSADIMIALDISDSMLATDVYPSRLESAKKKALMLLSDAPNERLGVVAFAKNSYLVSPLSFDSSAVAFLLSKLDTASITQKGTDFLSMLEVVSNAKSKSEKKYLLILSDGGDKKDFSKEIEFAKEKNIIVFILGMGTKKGAPIKQKDGSFIKYNGDIIISKLNEEVSDLATKTGGVYIQNSVSDKDIKTMFAEMQRVSDKKELKSQNINKYIPLFYYPLGLALFILLIATSSMSKRVKVNLPNIFVLFLISFASVDAEAGVFDFIELDKAKKAYEKGEYKDSAKIYEQYASEHQNGQSYFNAANSYYKQEDYKKALENYEKATFNDKYERAKNFANMGNAYVKSKTPDGLNKAVEVYEKSLEIKEDKKVRENLEAVKKELEKQKKNQQNKDSKNDKKKDKKEDKKKDNQSEDSDNKNSDEKSDDKDQKDSSKSKESKDKQQEQKDSKSKEEEQKDQKQNKDNNESKQQEQQKLQNLSEDKNETKEQDKQSKQEKPAQMQQMSDAELEKWINQLQTKQKTYLYQLNKSSKRQDENEKPW, from the coding sequence GTGAGTTTTTTACATCCCGAATTATTATATTATCTGCTTCCTCCGATGTTTATATTATTTGGACTTTTACTTACCCAAAAAGAATCGCAAGCTCATTTTTTCAGTGACGACGTGATAGATAAATTAAGAGTCTCAGCCAATATGCTTACTCTAAAGGCAAGGAATGCACTCTTTTTACTGACTGGTGTATTAATAGTTTTGGCACTTGCTCAACCTGTTATAAAAGATGGTAGTGTAGAGGTTAAAGCTAAAAGTGCGGATATTATGATAGCACTTGACATAAGTGATTCTATGCTCGCAACAGACGTTTATCCTTCAAGACTCGAATCTGCTAAGAAAAAGGCTCTTATGTTACTCTCAGATGCACCAAACGAGCGTTTAGGCGTAGTGGCATTTGCAAAAAACTCTTATCTTGTATCGCCACTTAGTTTTGATTCATCTGCAGTTGCGTTTTTGCTCTCAAAACTCGATACTGCATCCATTACACAAAAGGGAACCGATTTTTTATCGATGCTTGAGGTTGTATCAAATGCAAAAAGCAAAAGCGAGAAAAAATATTTGCTAATTTTAAGTGACGGTGGCGATAAAAAAGACTTTTCAAAAGAGATTGAATTTGCAAAAGAGAAAAACATAATAGTATTCATACTCGGTATGGGTACAAAAAAAGGTGCACCTATAAAACAAAAAGACGGTAGTTTTATAAAATATAACGGGGATATAATAATCTCAAAACTAAATGAAGAAGTGTCTGATTTAGCTACTAAGACGGGTGGAGTTTATATACAAAACAGTGTAAGTGATAAAGATATAAAAACAATGTTTGCCGAGATGCAGCGTGTTAGTGATAAAAAAGAGTTAAAAAGTCAAAATATAAATAAATATATACCGCTATTTTATTATCCTCTTGGTTTGGCACTTTTTATACTTTTAATAGCTACAAGTTCGATGAGTAAAAGGGTAAAGGTTAATCTGCCAAATATTTTTGTTTTATTTTTAATATCTTTTGCATCTGTAGATGCGGAAGCAGGAGTGTTTGACTTTATAGAACTTGACAAGGCTAAAAAAGCTTATGAAAAGGGTGAGTATAAAGATTCTGCAAAAATATATGAACAATATGCATCTGAGCATCAAAACGGGCAAAGTTATTTTAATGCCGCAAACTCGTACTATAAACAAGAAGATTATAAAAAAGCATTAGAGAACTATGAAAAGGCCACATTTAACGATAAGTATGAAAGAGCTAAGAACTTTGCAAATATGGGAAATGCATATGTAAAATCAAAAACTCCCGATGGACTAAACAAAGCAGTGGAAGTTTATGAGAAGTCTTTAGAAATAAAAGAAGACAAAAAGGTCAGAGAAAACCTTGAAGCTGTTAAAAAAGAGCTAGAAAAACAAAAGAAAAACCAACAAAACAAAGATTCTAAAAACGATAAGAAAAAAGATAAAAAAGAGGATAAGAAAAAAGACAATCAGTCAGAAGACTCGGATAATAAAAATTCGGATGAAAAATCAGACGATAAAGATCAAAAAGACAGTTCAAAATCTAAAGAGTCAAAAGATAAACAGCAAGAACAAAAAGATTCAAAAAGCAAAGAAGAAGAGCAAAAAGATCAAAAACAAAACAAAGACAATAATGAATCAAAACAACAAGAACAGCAAAAACTCCAAAACCTGAGTGAAGATAAAAATGAAACAAAAGAACAAGATAAACAAAGCAAGCAGGAAAAACCTGCTCAGATGCAGCAGATGAGTGATGCGGAGTTGGAAAAATGGATAAATCAACTTCAAACTAAACAAAAAACATATCTATATCAGTTAAATAAATCAAGTAAAAGGCAAGATGAGAATGAAAAACCTTGGTAA
- a CDS encoding DUF58 domain-containing protein, with protein MSKLQKILVRARRQVFSEMVGNNPSIFQGEGYDFIELREYMPGDDIRHIDWNITAKMQSPYIKIFREERELNVVLVTILNGSVHFGSKKFKQESIAEIAALLGFSTLKNGDLLSYYSFTDKMDNFYKPSKKIHQIQSITKDILDFEALNKKVDFKFIADTLYKRLKRKSLILFVGDFFEIPDFKLLAKKHEVVSLIVRDKLEEKPPQMGFASLVDPESGATLEGDFNRSSVDSYAKKVHAHDHKLYDTFRKHQIRFTKVYTDDNPSVNLRRLFEGR; from the coding sequence ATGAGCAAACTGCAAAAAATATTAGTTAGGGCTCGTCGTCAAGTCTTTTCTGAAATGGTCGGAAATAATCCTTCCATTTTTCAGGGCGAGGGTTATGACTTTATAGAGCTTCGCGAATATATGCCCGGAGATGATATCAGGCATATTGACTGGAATATCACAGCCAAGATGCAAAGTCCTTACATCAAGATTTTTCGTGAAGAGCGGGAATTAAATGTCGTACTTGTTACTATTTTGAACGGTAGTGTTCATTTTGGATCTAAAAAGTTTAAGCAAGAAAGTATAGCCGAAATAGCGGCACTGCTAGGTTTTTCAACTCTTAAAAATGGTGACTTGTTAAGTTACTATAGCTTTACCGATAAGATGGATAACTTTTACAAACCAAGCAAAAAAATACACCAAATCCAATCTATCACAAAAGATATTTTAGACTTTGAAGCCCTAAATAAAAAGGTTGATTTTAAATTTATAGCAGATACTTTATATAAAAGATTAAAAAGAAAATCTCTTATTCTTTTTGTAGGTGACTTTTTTGAAATTCCTGACTTTAAACTGCTTGCTAAAAAACATGAAGTAGTATCTTTGATAGTAAGAGATAAACTGGAAGAAAAACCGCCTCAAATGGGTTTTGCATCTTTGGTTGATCCTGAGAGCGGAGCTACACTAGAAGGAGATTTTAACCGTTCAAGTGTAGATTCATATGCAAAAAAAGTCCATGCACACGACCATAAACTATATGACACGTTTAGAAAACATCAAATACGTTTTACAAAAGTATATACGGACGATAACCCAAGCGTAAATTTACGTCGTCTGTTTGAGGGTAGGTAG
- a CDS encoding VWA domain-containing protein, which produces MFDGIYFEFPKLIFVIFFFIACASLCKMKLPSLYFPHTASFMKNTASKSKLLFFLKWTAISMMIVALMSPVKDEPYELEPKDGYEMTLVLDASQSMQARGFDITSPTSTRFDVVKEIVSDFIDKRKNDNIGLVVFGAYSFIASPLTYDENILKGIVKELYIGMAGKYTALYESLAQGVNLLKMSDSKSKVIILLTDGFNTPDNRFPLDVALDMVKKEKIKVYPIGIGGQNEYNKQVLIKIAKESGGVAFGAANANELQDVYKRIDELEKSEIKNETFSYLEYYYIYPLFIGFLALMFYVYLRNKIGASE; this is translated from the coding sequence ATGTTTGATGGCATCTACTTTGAGTTTCCAAAACTTATATTTGTTATATTTTTCTTTATAGCGTGTGCTAGTTTATGTAAGATGAAACTTCCGTCTTTGTATTTTCCACATACTGCATCTTTTATGAAAAATACCGCAAGTAAATCAAAACTTCTGTTTTTTCTAAAATGGACGGCAATAAGCATGATGATAGTAGCACTTATGAGTCCTGTAAAAGATGAGCCGTATGAGTTAGAACCTAAAGACGGATATGAAATGACGCTTGTTTTAGATGCATCGCAGTCGATGCAGGCACGCGGTTTTGACATAACATCTCCTACATCTACGCGTTTTGATGTTGTAAAAGAGATAGTAAGCGATTTTATAGATAAAAGAAAAAATGACAATATAGGTCTTGTAGTCTTTGGCGCTTACTCTTTTATAGCATCTCCTCTTACATATGATGAAAATATTTTAAAAGGAATAGTGAAAGAACTCTACATCGGTATGGCAGGAAAATATACGGCACTTTACGAATCGCTTGCACAAGGGGTAAACCTTTTAAAGATGAGTGATTCAAAATCAAAAGTCATCATACTTTTGACGGACGGTTTTAATACGCCTGATAATCGTTTTCCTCTTGATGTAGCACTCGATATGGTAAAAAAAGAGAAGATTAAAGTTTATCCTATCGGAATAGGTGGACAAAATGAGTACAATAAACAAGTACTTATAAAAATTGCAAAAGAGAGTGGCGGTGTCGCCTTTGGTGCTGCAAATGCAAATGAACTTCAAGATGTTTACAAACGTATAGACGAGCTTGAAAAATCCGAGATTAAAAATGAGACCTTTTCTTATCTTGAATACTACTATATATACCCGCTGTTTATAGGATTTTTAGCTTTAATGTTTTACGTATATCTGAGAAATAAAATAGGAGCAAGCGAGTGA
- a CDS encoding DUF2231 domain-containing protein: MNILHPPFVHFVVALPIIALFSQFTYFITKDKAYSKAALRIIGFAMLASFLAVVSGIDDAQKIITDQNILQEGINSLNKHKIFGFIVVGILVVTSIVKWFAISKNSVLYENISLVLIIIVLIASLYQGRSGGTLVYKYAAGIDKSIVVQKIEEQKK, translated from the coding sequence ATGAATATCTTACATCCTCCGTTTGTACATTTTGTGGTAGCGTTACCGATTATCGCTTTATTTTCACAGTTTACATATTTTATTACAAAAGATAAAGCGTATTCCAAAGCAGCTTTGAGAATTATAGGTTTTGCGATGCTGGCTTCTTTTCTCGCAGTAGTTAGCGGGATAGATGATGCACAAAAAATTATCACAGATCAAAATATCCTTCAAGAAGGTATAAATTCTTTAAATAAACATAAAATATTCGGTTTTATAGTTGTAGGCATCTTGGTAGTTACTTCCATTGTGAAATGGTTTGCGATTTCCAAAAACTCTGTGTTATATGAAAACATTTCTCTTGTTTTAATTATAATCGTATTGATAGCTTCGCTTTACCAAGGTAGAAGCGGAGGAACACTTGTTTATAAATATGCTGCAGGTATTGATAAAAGTATAGTAGTACAAAAAATAGAGGAGCAAAAAAAATAG
- a CDS encoding methyl-accepting chemotaxis protein — protein sequence MNTKSIKFRITSLIAVAIFVVISSILYISVSRATESLVKSNIDLLDAVKESKKEHINDFFSSVKNLLLAKSTDNATTQILWTLDEGFEELEDYDEVDMETIKKELIKHYKNEYINKINYKVKNSAPKRSAEEYLPKSKSALVAQYLYIIQNQYPVGEKDKLFMNKESKDTYSPNHVQVHPTYKHILDNYGLYDIFLVNSNGDIVYSVAKEKDFGTNILRGVYANSGLGKVFKKIQNTQRGEVAFSDYSPYEPSFNDQGLFLASPLNFGKDFEGAVIFQLPRSKINNVMNFHGNYEKAGLGKTGIANLVSNDGYMKNDSRFLKDITDKDVINSGTTIGTVQIKSKSVDAIREGKSGSWIINNDMGVSVISSYEPLNVFGKKWGIIVEIEEEEVLDNVNELRDAILMISVGLFLVFFVLSAFLIQKIVVSKLQVLQDATYDLAKGEGDLTQRISVPKGDEISEVATNINDFIKKVQTTVSEAKNSSSQNTSIASTLSTTSINMQEKAQQESEIVEAVSTEGNNLRDILTSSVEQAKQTKENINSAGIILRNVNNQIIHLANEVQHRADDELQLSHRLEQLSSDAEQVKSVLEVISDIADQTNLLALNAAIEAARAGEHGRGFAVVADEVRKLAERTQKSLSEINATISVIVQSVIDASDSISTNAKEMESLSQYASKAEEDINTSVESIEQSITQVDETVTGYINNSATVESMVNKVNEIEDISSQNKRSIEDIANASSELSKMTANLDKMLNDYNT from the coding sequence ATGAACACAAAAAGTATAAAATTTAGAATTACTTCTTTAATAGCCGTGGCTATTTTTGTAGTTATATCAAGTATACTTTATATATCTGTATCACGTGCAACCGAGTCTTTGGTTAAGAGTAATATTGATTTACTAGATGCCGTAAAAGAGTCTAAAAAAGAACATATAAACGATTTTTTCTCATCAGTAAAAAACCTTTTGCTTGCCAAAAGTACGGATAATGCAACTACTCAAATTTTATGGACTTTGGATGAAGGCTTTGAAGAACTTGAAGACTATGATGAAGTTGATATGGAAACAATAAAAAAAGAGTTGATTAAACATTATAAGAACGAATATATTAACAAAATAAATTATAAGGTCAAAAACTCAGCCCCAAAACGCTCAGCAGAAGAATATCTTCCTAAATCAAAAAGTGCACTTGTAGCTCAATATCTTTATATAATACAAAATCAATATCCGGTCGGTGAAAAAGATAAACTCTTTATGAACAAAGAGTCAAAAGATACTTACTCGCCTAACCATGTACAAGTACATCCTACATATAAACATATACTCGACAATTACGGATTATATGATATCTTTTTGGTAAATTCTAACGGTGATATAGTTTATTCCGTAGCTAAAGAAAAAGATTTTGGAACAAATATTTTAAGAGGCGTATATGCAAACAGCGGTCTTGGAAAAGTCTTCAAAAAAATCCAAAATACCCAAAGAGGTGAAGTTGCATTTTCCGATTACTCGCCTTATGAGCCTAGTTTCAATGACCAAGGTCTATTTTTAGCATCTCCGCTTAATTTCGGAAAAGATTTTGAAGGTGCCGTAATCTTCCAACTACCGCGTTCTAAGATAAACAATGTTATGAACTTTCATGGAAACTATGAAAAAGCTGGTCTTGGAAAAACTGGTATTGCAAATTTAGTTTCAAATGACGGATATATGAAAAACGACAGTCGTTTTTTAAAAGATATTACCGATAAAGATGTTATTAATTCAGGAACGACTATCGGTACCGTTCAAATAAAATCAAAATCGGTGGATGCAATTCGTGAAGGTAAAAGCGGCAGTTGGATTATAAATAACGATATGGGTGTCAGTGTTATAAGTTCATATGAACCTCTTAATGTTTTTGGAAAAAAATGGGGTATTATCGTTGAGATTGAAGAGGAAGAAGTATTAGATAACGTTAATGAGTTAAGAGATGCTATTTTAATGATTTCGGTAGGCTTGTTTTTAGTCTTTTTCGTATTAAGTGCGTTTTTGATACAAAAAATAGTAGTGAGTAAACTTCAAGTACTTCAAGATGCTACATATGATTTGGCAAAAGGCGAGGGTGACTTGACTCAGCGCATTTCCGTACCAAAAGGTGATGAAATATCTGAAGTCGCTACAAATATAAACGATTTTATTAAAAAAGTTCAAACAACCGTATCTGAAGCAAAAAATTCATCGTCACAAAATACTTCTATAGCATCTACACTCTCGACTACATCTATAAATATGCAAGAAAAAGCTCAGCAAGAAAGTGAGATTGTCGAGGCTGTATCAACAGAAGGAAACAACCTTAGAGATATATTGACAAGTTCAGTTGAGCAAGCAAAACAAACTAAAGAGAATATTAACTCTGCAGGTATAATTCTTCGTAATGTAAATAATCAAATTATACATCTTGCAAACGAAGTACAACATCGTGCAGATGATGAACTGCAACTATCACACAGGCTGGAGCAGTTAAGCTCAGATGCCGAACAAGTAAAAAGTGTACTTGAAGTTATATCCGATATTGCTGACCAGACAAATCTTTTAGCTTTAAACGCAGCTATAGAAGCTGCCCGTGCGGGTGAACACGGTCGTGGATTTGCCGTAGTTGCAGATGAAGTTAGAAAACTGGCAGAACGCACGCAAAAATCACTCTCAGAGATTAATGCTACTATCAGTGTTATCGTTCAGTCGGTTATAGATGCAAGTGACAGCATCTCTACAAATGCTAAAGAGATGGAGAGTTTGTCTCAGTATGCATCTAAAGCCGAAGAAGATATAAATACAAGTGTTGAGTCGATTGAACAGTCTATAACACAAGTTGATGAGACCGTAACGGGATATATAAACAATTCGGCAACGGTTGAATCTATGGTAAATAAAGTTAATGAGATTGAAGATATATCGTCTCAAAACAAAAGAAGTATAGAAGATATTGCCAATGCATCATCCGAGTTATCTAAGATGACTGCAAACTTGGACAAAATGTTAAACGACTACAACACATAA
- a CDS encoding AAA family ATPase, whose protein sequence is MSKLTDIKKEVSKVVVGQEKMIDSLLIALLCEGHILIEGVPGLAKTTTVNALAKSLGLGFKRAQFTPDLLPSDILGAEIYDPQNNAFKIKKGPIFTNLLLADEINRAPAKVQSALLEVMQEKQVTLGDETFKLEPPFFVMATQNPVEQEGVYQLPEAQLDRFMLKLVVDYNSKDEELEIARRISSGNFEDIEAVVSKDDIDELKKQIKDVHVDAEVEEYMIELVNATRNPNEYGLEELTDFIQFGASPRVSIDMFKAVKAMAFMREKDFVTPVDVAYIAKELMRHRIVLTYEAEAEGITTDEIIQKVLETVKIP, encoded by the coding sequence ATGAGTAAATTAACAGATATTAAAAAAGAAGTAAGTAAAGTAGTGGTGGGTCAAGAGAAGATGATTGATTCACTTCTAATCGCACTTTTATGTGAAGGTCACATACTTATAGAGGGTGTACCGGGACTTGCAAAAACTACGACCGTAAACGCACTTGCAAAATCTCTGGGGCTAGGCTTTAAACGTGCACAGTTTACACCGGATTTACTGCCGTCGGATATCTTGGGTGCTGAGATATACGACCCTCAAAATAATGCTTTTAAAATCAAAAAAGGTCCTATTTTCACAAATCTTTTACTTGCAGATGAGATAAACCGTGCCCCTGCCAAGGTTCAGTCCGCTTTACTTGAAGTTATGCAGGAAAAGCAAGTTACATTGGGTGATGAAACGTTTAAGCTAGAACCTCCGTTTTTTGTAATGGCTACACAAAATCCTGTTGAGCAAGAGGGTGTGTATCAACTTCCAGAAGCACAGCTGGACAGATTTATGTTAAAGCTTGTAGTAGATTACAATTCAAAAGATGAAGAGTTAGAGATTGCAAGACGCATTTCAAGTGGAAATTTTGAAGATATAGAAGCTGTTGTAAGCAAAGACGATATAGATGAACTTAAAAAACAAATCAAAGATGTCCATGTAGATGCAGAAGTAGAAGAGTATATGATAGAGCTTGTAAATGCTACAAGAAACCCTAACGAGTACGGACTTGAAGAGTTGACGGATTTTATTCAGTTTGGAGCAAGTCCTCGTGTAAGTATAGATATGTTCAAAGCCGTTAAAGCTATGGCTTTTATGCGTGAGAAAGATTTTGTAACGCCTGTTGACGTGGCATATATTGCAAAAGAGCTTATGCGTCACCGCATCGTTTTAACATACGAGGCAGAAGCAGAGGGAATCACTACCGATGAGATTATCCAAAAAGTTTTAGAGACAGTAAAAATACCGTAG
- a CDS encoding DsrE family protein: protein MKKILVSFVMLFSILSAEQKAVFDCAAGDMKFVLTRMKLIDMTAKELKQKNIPYDFVLTIHSKCTPIVNKKSDNKDIKAIHQKLTQLKREHNVKIEACKIATNKFGYKKDDIISEADIVKNSITRVIQLQNSGYALIPYH, encoded by the coding sequence ATGAAGAAAATATTAGTTTCTTTTGTAATGCTTTTTAGCATTTTATCAGCAGAACAAAAAGCCGTATTTGATTGTGCTGCAGGGGATATGAAGTTTGTTTTAACAAGAATGAAGTTAATTGATATGACGGCAAAAGAATTAAAACAAAAAAATATACCGTATGATTTTGTTTTGACAATCCATTCAAAATGTACACCGATAGTGAATAAAAAAAGTGACAATAAAGATATTAAAGCAATCCATCAAAAGCTAACACAGTTAAAACGTGAACACAATGTAAAAATCGAAGCTTGTAAAATTGCTACAAATAAATTTGGATATAAAAAAGATGATATTATTTCTGAAGCAGATATCGTTAAAAACTCTATAACACGTGTAATTCAATTACAAAATAGTGGTTATGCTTTAATTCCATACCACTAA
- a CDS encoding TetR/AcrR family transcriptional regulator: MSLKKKIEEIKRDLILEEASKLFQSEGYENMKIADLASIVGVSVGSIYTLFGSKENLYNNYILNQIDYYLEILENEIKNVKDPYEKLKILTNIKFQAFTSHKNILHIGVNHPLFYINTYNFTDEDDVMMHVYMFISENIMEPLRKKISTTKTALEMTLLYDSLSTAMVKHWVIVNDDLMQRSDELLESFLLITKNR, encoded by the coding sequence ATGAGTTTAAAGAAAAAAATAGAAGAGATAAAAAGAGATTTAATACTCGAAGAAGCATCAAAACTCTTTCAAAGTGAGGGTTACGAAAATATGAAGATAGCTGATTTAGCTTCTATTGTCGGAGTATCTGTAGGTTCTATTTATACACTTTTTGGCTCAAAAGAAAATCTTTATAATAACTATATATTAAATCAAATTGATTATTATTTAGAGATACTGGAAAATGAAATCAAGAATGTAAAAGATCCGTATGAAAAACTTAAAATACTCACAAATATCAAGTTTCAAGCCTTTACATCGCATAAAAACATACTACATATAGGTGTAAATCATCCGTTGTTTTATATAAATACTTACAATTTTACCGACGAAGATGACGTTATGATGCATGTATATATGTTTATAAGTGAAAATATCATGGAACCTTTGAGGAAAAAAATCTCAACTACTAAGACTGCACTGGAGATGACTTTACTGTATGATAGTCTTAGTACCGCTATGGTTAAACACTGGGTTATCGTAAACGATGATTTAATGCAAAGAAGTGATGAACTTTTAGAAAGTT